A portion of the Phaenicophaeus curvirostris isolate KB17595 chromosome 17, BPBGC_Pcur_1.0, whole genome shotgun sequence genome contains these proteins:
- the LOC138727965 gene encoding pre-B lymphocyte protein 3-like, with protein MFSFLFQAPSLTLSCIKASSVGSWSPQAPRVIYIRLTGDRGTTACSRVALQTPSETASLPLPPAMALGFVVLLLLGPVGTASRAQPVLTQPPSVSVLPGQTARLSCTLSPPYNISEFGISWYQQRPGQSLQYLLYYNSERDKHKPDKIPDRFSATKDLASNACILIIASACHEDNGSYFCSLSHAFNWF; from the exons ATGTTCAGCTTCTTGTTTCAAGCTCCCTCCCTGACGCTCAGCTGCATCAAAGCGAGCAGTGTGGGGAGCTGGAGTCCCCAAGCCCCTCGTGTCATTTACATACGTCTCACGGGTGACAGGGGCACGACAGCCTGCAGTCGTGTGGCACTGCAGACCCCCTCTGAAACAGCCtcccttcctctgcctcctgccaTGGCCTTGGGCTTTGtggtcctgctcctgctggggcCGGTGGGGACAG CTTCCAGGGCGCAGCCCGTGCTGACCCAGCCGCCCTCTGTGTCGGTGCTGCCCGGGCAGACCGCTCGGCTCTCCTGTACCCTGAGCCCGCCGTACAACATCAGCGAGTTCGGAATCTCCTGGTACCAGCAGCGCCCGGGGCAATCCCTGCAGTATTTGCTCTACTACAACTCCGAGCGAGATAAACACAAGCCTGACAAGATTCCCGACCGCTTCTCCGCTACCAAGGACCTCGCCAGCAACGCCTGCATCCTCATCATCGCATCTGCCTGCCATGAAGACAACGGCAGCTACTTCTGCTCCCTGTCACATGCCTTCAACTGGTTTTAG